A single region of the candidate division WOR-3 bacterium genome encodes:
- the fusA gene encoding elongation factor G: MSEENYSDKRVEIPNVRNIGIIAHIDAGKTTLTERILFYSGKVHRMGEVDEGTTVMDYMDQERERGITITSAATTIYWKGKRINLIDTPGHVDFTVEVERSLRILDGGVVVFSGVEGVEAQSETVWRQANRYNVPRITFVNKLDRKGADFFETVEEMKRKLKVTPLVLGIPLFHNDMVRGLVDIVEMKAWIWKDEMGLNFESLPIPQEYLDLAKKYRDELLDKVSLYDDEVVEKFLKEEEIEPSLLKRAIRKGTIKGDFFPVLGGSALKNVGVQKVMDAIVDYLPSPLEVVPPKGKVPGTDEIEERKNDPSEPFSALVFKIAAEPHGKLAFVRIYSGKIQRGEKVLNVNTGKIERISKIFLVHANRRQEIDSIEAGEIGAFVGPSEIATGHTLTDPLRPILFEPPRVPEPVIFTSVSPKTASDQERLMAALNKIQEEDPTFLVKNDKDTGETLIYGMGELHLEVIMERLRRESKVEARVRKPRVAYKETITQKATAEGRFIKQTGGKGQYGDVILRLEPAEEFQFVNEAKATEIPKEFLGAIEEGIKEAMSSGSLGGFEILGCKVVLVGGSYHEVDSTDIAYKIAASKAFKSAYKKANPVLLEPIMKVEITVPNEFFGVILDDVNSRRGEIKHVEHKGEVTMIEALIPLANLFGYATDLRSLTGGRGVYFMEFHKYEKVPEKVMEKEVEA; encoded by the coding sequence ATGTCCGAGGAAAATTACTCTGATAAAAGGGTTGAAATTCCAAACGTCCGGAATATAGGAATAATAGCACATATTGATGCAGGAAAGACCACTCTTACAGAGAGGATTCTTTTTTACAGCGGGAAGGTCCATCGAATGGGAGAAGTAGATGAGGGGACGACTGTTATGGACTATATGGATCAAGAGAGAGAAAGAGGAATTACTATTACTTCTGCTGCTACAACTATCTATTGGAAAGGGAAGAGGATAAATTTGATAGATACACCTGGACATGTTGATTTTACTGTTGAGGTTGAAAGGAGTCTTAGAATTCTTGATGGAGGAGTGGTTGTTTTTAGTGGGGTGGAGGGCGTTGAGGCTCAGTCTGAAACGGTCTGGAGACAAGCAAATAGATATAATGTTCCCAGAATTACTTTTGTGAATAAGTTAGATAGAAAAGGGGCGGATTTTTTTGAAACCGTAGAGGAGATGAAAAGGAAGTTGAAAGTAACACCTCTTGTTTTAGGCATTCCTCTATTTCATAATGATATGGTAAGAGGATTGGTTGATATTGTTGAAATGAAAGCTTGGATTTGGAAGGATGAGATGGGTCTTAATTTTGAATCACTTCCAATTCCTCAAGAATATCTTGATTTAGCAAAAAAATATAGGGATGAACTTCTTGATAAGGTTAGTCTTTATGATGATGAGGTGGTTGAGAAGTTCCTTAAAGAGGAAGAGATAGAACCCTCCCTTTTGAAAAGAGCCATTAGAAAAGGAACAATTAAGGGTGATTTTTTCCCTGTTCTTGGAGGATCTGCTCTTAAGAATGTTGGCGTTCAGAAAGTTATGGATGCAATTGTTGATTATCTCCCCTCGCCCTTAGAAGTTGTTCCTCCCAAAGGGAAGGTGCCAGGAACAGATGAAATAGAAGAGAGAAAGAACGATCCTTCAGAACCTTTTAGTGCTCTTGTTTTTAAAATAGCGGCAGAACCTCATGGTAAGCTTGCTTTTGTAAGAATTTATTCAGGGAAGATCCAAAGAGGAGAAAAAGTTTTAAATGTTAATACGGGTAAAATAGAGAGGATTTCTAAAATTTTTCTTGTCCACGCTAATAGACGACAAGAAATTGATTCTATAGAAGCGGGAGAGATTGGAGCTTTTGTTGGCCCATCAGAGATTGCTACAGGACATACATTAACAGATCCTCTTAGGCCAATTCTTTTTGAGCCCCCAAGAGTTCCTGAGCCAGTTATTTTTACAAGTGTTTCTCCAAAGACTGCTTCAGATCAGGAGAGACTAATGGCTGCTTTAAACAAAATTCAAGAAGAAGATCCTACTTTCTTGGTTAAAAATGATAAAGACACAGGGGAAACTTTAATCTATGGAATGGGAGAATTACACCTTGAGGTTATAATGGAAAGACTAAGAAGGGAATCAAAAGTTGAAGCACGAGTGAGAAAGCCAAGAGTTGCTTATAAAGAAACTATTACACAAAAAGCTACAGCTGAAGGAAGGTTTATAAAACAAACAGGTGGAAAAGGACAATATGGGGATGTTATTTTAAGGTTAGAACCAGCAGAGGAATTTCAGTTTGTAAACGAAGCTAAAGCTACTGAAATTCCTAAGGAATTCTTGGGAGCAATTGAAGAGGGAATTAAGGAGGCAATGTCTTCTGGGAGCTTGGGAGGTTTTGAAATTTTAGGATGTAAAGTTGTTTTGGTGGGTGGCTCTTATCATGAGGTGGATTCAACAGATATTGCATATAAGATAGCTGCTTCTAAGGCATTCAAAAGTGCATATAAGAAAGCCAATCCTGTTCTTTTAGAACCTATTATGAAAGTAGAAATAACCGTTCCAAATGAATTTTTTGGGGTTATTTTGGATGATGTTAATTCGCGAAGAGGAGAAATAAAACATGTAGAACATAAGGGAGAAGTAACAATGATTGAGGCTCTTATTCCACTTGCAAATCTTTTTGGTTACGCTACAGATCTTCGTTCTTTAACAGGAGGGAGAGGGGTGTATTTTATGGAGTTTCATAAATATGAAAAAGTTCCAGAGAAAGTTATGGAGAAAGAAGTTGAAGCTTAA
- the rpsG gene encoding 30S ribosomal protein S7 → MRRRRAVERKVPPDYKYHSELVTKFINKLMKKGKKTIAEKIFYRAIDLITERTGREGIDVLNQAINNVKPMVEVRPRRIGGQTYQIPIEVRPSRKNSLAIKWIIEAARNREEYRMEERLCNEIIAASRKEGAAYKKKEETHKMAEANKAFAFFGW, encoded by the coding sequence ATGAGAAGAAGAAGAGCTGTAGAAAGGAAAGTTCCTCCAGATTATAAGTACCATTCTGAATTGGTGACAAAGTTTATAAATAAGTTGATGAAAAAAGGGAAAAAAACTATAGCGGAGAAAATCTTCTATAGAGCAATAGATCTTATTACAGAAAGAACAGGAAGAGAAGGCATTGATGTTCTTAATCAAGCAATTAATAATGTTAAACCAATGGTTGAAGTTCGCCCGAGAAGAATTGGCGGGCAAACCTATCAAATACCGATTGAGGTAAGACCTAGTAGGAAAAATTCTCTCGCTATTAAGTGGATAATAGAAGCTGCGAGGAATAGGGAAGAATACAGAATGGAAGAGAGACTTTGTAATGAAATTATTGCTGCTTCCAGAAAAGAAGGGGCAGCTTATAAGAAAAAAGAAGAAACCCATAAGATGGCAGAAGCTAATAAGGCTTTTGCATTTTTCGGCTGGTAG
- the rpsL gene encoding 30S ribosomal protein S12: protein MPTINQLVRLGRKKIKKKTKTPALGGCPQKRGVCLRVYTTTPKKPNSALRKVARVKLSNGKVVTAYIPGEGHNLQEHSIVLVRGGRVKDLPGVRYHIIRGVYDAAGVEDRKRSRSCYGTKMPKSGVVSSGDKGEEK from the coding sequence ATGCCTACAATAAATCAATTAGTAAGATTGGGAAGAAAAAAAATAAAGAAAAAAACGAAAACCCCAGCTCTTGGAGGCTGTCCACAGAAAAGGGGAGTTTGTTTGAGAGTTTATACAACAACTCCTAAGAAACCTAATTCTGCATTGCGTAAAGTGGCTAGGGTTAAGTTGTCTAATGGAAAGGTTGTTACAGCTTATATACCTGGAGAGGGACACAATCTTCAGGAACATTCAATTGTTTTGGTTAGAGGGGGGAGAGTTAAAGATTTACCAGGAGTGAGATATCATATAATAAGAGGGGTTTATGACGCAGCAGGTGTGGAGGATAGAAAAAGAAGTCGCTCTTGTTATGGAACGAAAATGCCTAAAAGTGGTGTAGTTAGTTCTGGTGATAAAGGAGAGGAGAAATGA
- the rpoC gene encoding DNA-directed RNA polymerase subunit beta', giving the protein MRFNEGRYKDGLPKHFDFIRFSLASPEKILSWSYGEVKKAETINYRTQKPEIGGLFCERIFGPVKDYECNCGKYKGPKYKGHICERCKVEVTKSSVRRERMGHIELAIPVVHIWYYRVNPSIIGTLLGLKKLQLQRILYYESYIVIDPGTAPLKKGQVISYESYLTLKEKYKGAFVAKMGGEAIYDLLKELDLVKLSDELKKEIKTADSKHIKKKLLQKLSIVEAFLKSGNKPEWMVLRVLPVIPPDVRPLVPLEGGIFATSDVNDLYRRVITRNNRLKNLIEIDAPPTILRNEMRMLQESVDALFDNSRLSRAITGRGNRPLKSLTDSIKGKKGRFRRNLLGKRVDYSGRSVITVDPTLKLYECGLPKKMAKELFKPFLIRKLEEAGIVDSIRQARKVLEANDPRAWDLLEEVVEGYPILLNRAPTLHRVSIQAFLPKLVEGNAIRIHPMVCPPFNADFDGDQMAVHVPLSPYAQLESYFLLLSSRNILSPANGTPLMVPTQDIVIGIYYLTKTRLGEKKIKGYFDSMDEVICAYEEKIIGLHDWIKLRYKEEWIETTVGRVIFNEIVPEPLRWINETLESKGLKNLVLQCVKKLGMEKAAEFLDEIKKLGFDFATKSGLTFGVTDMIIPEGREKIIEEAQKKVQEAERQHKVQGIITEGERYNKVIDTWAWATEVIERELERALAQDKDGFNPIYMMSTSGARGNMDQIRQICGLRGLMAKPQKKLSTQAIIETPILHSFKEGLNEMEYFISSHGARKGLTDTALKTAEAGYLTRRLVDVAQGVVITEEDCGTVMGVDVSALVEGGKVVESLFDRIEGSYTADDVIHPLTGEIIVPAGEWIDEEIGRQIEEAGVESVKIRSVLTCESETGICQKCYGKDLSTGELVQLGTAVGIIAAQSIGEPGTQLTLRTFHVGGIAGGEAAEYYQKAPRDGKVEYGKDIIYNKAPGKPIVVLSRNSSLYLTYPEGRIRYRIPYGSILKVKDGQEVTKGTILFEYEPYSNLIISEKAGVVRFVDIIEDVTLKEMVDETGKSQRVLVYGSKSKYLPTIEIISGNKKVAEYSIPTGSYLFVEDGAKVDVGSLLAKKPREIARTQDITGGLPRVEALVEARSPKDKAIISEIDGIVHFGKVTRGKRIIFVESDKERRKYTIPYGKYFMVHEGQRVEAGDKLCEGFVDPHDILRVKGVIAAQQYLLNEIQEVYRMQGVNIDDKHIGIIVRQMFRKVRIVESGDTTFLEGQVVDAKEVREVNKKIVAEGGQPAIFEPVLLGITHSSLSHDSVIAAASFQHTTKVLLNAALEGKSDYLKGLKENVIIGGMIPAGTGFREFRKIEVKYKKEELAEEAKTA; this is encoded by the coding sequence ATGAGGTTTAATGAGGGTAGATATAAAGATGGTTTACCCAAACACTTTGACTTCATTAGATTTTCGCTTGCTTCTCCAGAAAAGATCTTATCTTGGTCTTATGGAGAGGTAAAAAAAGCAGAAACAATAAATTATAGAACTCAAAAACCTGAGATAGGAGGATTGTTCTGCGAAAGGATTTTTGGTCCTGTAAAAGATTATGAATGTAACTGCGGAAAATATAAAGGACCAAAATATAAAGGGCATATATGTGAAAGATGTAAAGTTGAAGTTACGAAGTCAAGCGTAAGAAGAGAAAGGATGGGTCATATAGAACTTGCAATCCCAGTTGTTCATATCTGGTATTATAGGGTTAATCCAAGTATTATAGGAACGCTTTTGGGGTTGAAGAAACTTCAATTGCAGAGAATTCTTTATTATGAGTCTTATATAGTGATAGACCCAGGAACCGCTCCTCTTAAAAAAGGGCAGGTGATCTCTTATGAGAGTTATTTAACTCTTAAAGAAAAATATAAAGGGGCTTTTGTTGCTAAGATGGGTGGAGAGGCAATTTATGATCTTCTTAAAGAATTGGATCTTGTAAAATTATCGGATGAACTTAAGAAGGAAATAAAAACAGCGGATTCAAAACATATAAAGAAAAAACTATTGCAAAAGCTTTCTATTGTGGAAGCATTCCTGAAATCAGGAAATAAGCCAGAATGGATGGTCCTCAGGGTCTTACCTGTGATTCCTCCTGATGTTAGACCTCTTGTTCCTCTTGAAGGAGGAATTTTTGCTACCTCTGATGTGAATGATCTTTATAGAAGAGTAATCACAAGAAATAACAGGCTTAAAAATTTGATCGAGATAGATGCACCTCCTACAATACTTAGGAATGAAATGAGGATGCTACAGGAATCTGTTGATGCACTTTTTGATAATTCAAGATTAAGTAGAGCTATTACTGGTAGAGGGAATAGACCGCTTAAGTCTTTAACAGACTCTATAAAAGGAAAGAAGGGTAGATTTAGAAGAAATCTTTTAGGTAAGAGAGTTGATTACTCTGGTAGGTCTGTTATTACAGTGGATCCTACTCTTAAGCTTTATGAATGCGGTTTGCCAAAGAAAATGGCTAAAGAACTCTTTAAGCCTTTCCTCATAAGAAAGTTAGAAGAGGCGGGCATTGTTGATTCAATAAGACAAGCAAGGAAAGTTTTGGAAGCTAACGATCCAAGAGCTTGGGATCTTTTAGAAGAAGTAGTAGAAGGATATCCCATTCTTCTTAACCGAGCTCCTACTCTCCATAGGGTTTCTATACAAGCCTTCTTACCAAAACTTGTGGAAGGGAATGCTATTCGTATTCATCCTATGGTTTGTCCTCCTTTTAATGCAGATTTTGATGGAGATCAGATGGCTGTTCACGTGCCTCTATCCCCTTATGCACAGTTGGAGAGTTATTTCCTTCTTTTGTCTTCCAGAAATATTCTTTCTCCAGCTAATGGTACTCCCTTGATGGTTCCTACTCAGGACATTGTTATAGGTATTTATTATCTAACAAAGACTCGCTTGGGAGAAAAGAAAATAAAAGGCTATTTTGATAGTATGGATGAGGTGATCTGTGCTTATGAGGAAAAAATAATTGGACTTCATGATTGGATAAAATTGAGGTATAAAGAAGAATGGATAGAGACGACAGTAGGTAGAGTTATTTTTAATGAGATTGTTCCCGAACCTTTAAGGTGGATTAATGAAACCTTAGAAAGTAAAGGGCTAAAAAATTTGGTCTTACAATGCGTTAAAAAACTTGGTATGGAGAAAGCGGCTGAGTTTCTTGACGAGATTAAGAAACTTGGATTTGATTTTGCCACTAAGTCTGGGTTAACTTTTGGTGTAACAGATATGATTATTCCAGAGGGAAGGGAGAAAATAATTGAAGAAGCTCAAAAGAAAGTTCAAGAAGCAGAGAGACAGCATAAGGTTCAGGGAATTATTACTGAAGGGGAAAGATATAATAAAGTTATTGATACTTGGGCTTGGGCTACAGAGGTTATAGAAAGAGAATTGGAAAGAGCTCTTGCTCAAGATAAAGATGGATTTAATCCTATTTATATGATGAGCACCTCTGGAGCAAGAGGTAATATGGATCAAATAAGACAAATCTGTGGTCTTAGGGGTCTAATGGCGAAGCCACAGAAAAAGCTTTCTACCCAGGCAATAATAGAAACTCCTATTTTACATTCGTTTAAAGAAGGATTGAATGAAATGGAATACTTTATCTCTTCTCATGGAGCAAGGAAGGGACTAACGGATACTGCGTTAAAGACCGCTGAAGCTGGATATTTAACTAGAAGGCTTGTTGATGTGGCTCAAGGAGTTGTTATTACAGAAGAAGACTGTGGAACTGTTATGGGAGTAGATGTTTCTGCTCTTGTTGAAGGGGGAAAAGTTGTGGAGTCTTTGTTTGATAGAATAGAAGGTTCTTATACTGCTGATGATGTAATCCATCCTTTAACAGGAGAAATTATTGTTCCTGCGGGAGAGTGGATTGATGAGGAGATTGGTAGACAAATTGAAGAAGCAGGAGTGGAATCAGTTAAAATTCGTTCTGTTCTTACTTGTGAGTCTGAAACAGGGATTTGTCAGAAGTGTTATGGTAAAGATCTATCTACAGGAGAATTGGTTCAACTTGGAACAGCGGTTGGAATAATCGCAGCTCAATCTATTGGAGAGCCTGGGACTCAATTGACTTTGAGGACATTCCACGTTGGAGGAATTGCAGGAGGAGAGGCTGCTGAATATTATCAAAAGGCTCCAAGAGATGGAAAGGTAGAGTATGGTAAAGATATAATTTATAATAAGGCACCTGGGAAACCTATTGTTGTTCTTTCCAGGAATTCTTCTCTTTATCTTACCTATCCTGAAGGAAGGATAAGATATAGAATTCCTTATGGGTCTATTCTTAAGGTTAAAGATGGACAAGAGGTTACAAAAGGGACTATTTTATTTGAGTATGAGCCTTATTCTAATTTGATAATTTCAGAGAAAGCTGGAGTGGTTAGATTTGTAGATATTATAGAAGATGTGACTCTGAAGGAAATGGTTGATGAAACCGGTAAGAGTCAGAGAGTTTTAGTTTATGGTTCAAAGAGTAAGTATCTACCTACAATTGAGATTATATCTGGTAATAAGAAAGTTGCTGAATATTCTATTCCAACTGGTTCTTATTTATTTGTTGAGGATGGTGCTAAGGTTGATGTTGGTTCTCTTTTGGCTAAAAAGCCAAGAGAGATTGCCAGAACCCAGGATATAACAGGAGGTCTTCCAAGAGTAGAAGCTCTTGTTGAAGCAAGGTCCCCAAAGGATAAGGCTATTATCTCAGAAATTGATGGAATTGTTCATTTCGGCAAAGTAACAAGGGGTAAGAGGATTATATTTGTTGAATCAGATAAAGAAAGAAGAAAATATACCATTCCTTATGGTAAGTATTTTATGGTTCATGAAGGACAAAGAGTGGAAGCTGGAGATAAATTGTGTGAGGGATTTGTCGATCCTCATGACATTCTTAGAGTAAAAGGTGTAATTGCAGCTCAACAGTATTTACTTAATGAAATTCAGGAAGTTTATAGGATGCAAGGAGTTAATATTGACGATAAACATATAGGGATAATTGTTCGCCAGATGTTTAGAAAAGTTAGGATAGTAGAAAGTGGAGATACTACTTTCCTTGAGGGACAGGTGGTGGATGCTAAGGAAGTAAGAGAGGTGAACAAAAAGATTGTTGCTGAAGGCGGACAACCCGCAATTTTTGAGCCCGTTCTTCTTGGAATTACCCATTCTTCACTTTCTCACGATTCTGTTATAGCAGCAGCTTCTTTCCAACACACTACAAAAGTGCTTTTGAATGCTGCTTTGGAAGGTAAAAGTGATTATCTTAAGGGTTTGAAAGAAAACGTGATAATAGGTGGAATGATTCCTGCTGGAACAGGATTTAGAGAGTTTAGGAAGATAGAAGTTAAATATAAGAAAGAAGAATTAGCAGAAGAAGCAAAAACAGCATAG